One Ricinus communis isolate WT05 ecotype wild-type chromosome 7, ASM1957865v1, whole genome shotgun sequence genomic region harbors:
- the LOC8262095 gene encoding protein STABILIZED1, with product MVFVKSPNNKTLSLNLNPNTTTLSLLKQHIQSQTQIPISDQFFLNPSFNVYSSSKYANIFESCPLSHLGITNFSTLTLYIPFHGGTQTPAPPKPRLDFLNSKPPPNYVAGLGRGATGFTTRSDIGPARAAPDLPDRSAVAIGAAGGAAGAGMGRGRGKGGEEDDEDDGDEKGYDENQKFDEFEGNDVGLFASAEYDEDDKEADAVWEAIDKRMDSRRKDRREARLKEEIEKYRASNPKITEQFADLKRKLHTLSAEEWESIPDIGDYSLRNKKKRFESFVPVPDTLLEKARQEQEHVTALDPKSRAAGGAETPWSQTPVTDLTAVGEGRGTVLSLKLDRLSDSVSGLTVVDPKGYLTDLKSMKITSDAEISDIKKARLLLKSVTQTNPKHPPGWIAAARLEEVAGKIQAARQLIQRGCEECPKNEDVWIEACRLASPDEAKAVIAKGVKCIPNSVKLWLQAAKLEHDDVNKSRVLRKGLEHIPDSVRLWKAVVELANEEDARTLLHRAVECCPLHVELWLALARLETYDSAKKVLNRAREKLPKEPAIWITAAKLEEANGNTSTVGKIIERGIRALQREGLVIDREAWMKEAEAAERAGSVVTCQAIIKNTIGIGVEEEDRKRTWVADAEECKKRGSIETARAIYAHALTVFLTKKSIWLKAAQLEKSHGTRESLDALLRKAVTYRPQAEVLWLMGAKEKWLAGDVPAARAILQEAYAAIPNSEEIWLAAFKLEFENHEPERARMLLAKARERGGTERVWMKSAIVERELGNTEEERRLLDEGLKRFPSFFKLWLMLGQLEERIFHLDKAKEVYESGLKHCPSCIPLWLSLANLEEKMNGLSKARAVLTMARKKNPQNPELWLAAVRAESRHGNKKESDILMAKALQECPNSGILWAASIEMVPRPQRKTKSMDALKKCDHDPHVIAAVAKLFWHDRKVDKARTWLNRAVTLAPDIGDFWALYYKFELQHGTEENQRDVLKRCIAAEPKHGEKWQAISKAVENAHQQTEAILKKVVIVLGKEENAAENNKH from the coding sequence ATGGTTTTTGTAAAATCACCAAACAACAAAACTCTATCTCTCAATCTTAACCCCAATACTaccactctctctctcctcaAACAACACATTCAGTCCCAAACCCAGATCCCAATTTCTGaccaattctttttaaatccaTCCTTTAATGTTTATTCTAGCTCCAAATATGCAAATATATTTGAATCTTGTCCACTTTCTCATCTGGGTATCACCAATTTCTCTACTTTAACCCTTTATATCCCCTTTCACGGCGGTACCCAAACTCCAGCGCCGCCAAAACCCCGTCTTGATTTCCTTAATTCTAAGCCCCCACCTAACTATGTTGCGGGTTTGGGTCGTGGAGCAACTGGGTTCACTACCCGGTCTGACATCGGTCCTGCTAGAGCTGCTCCTGACCTTCCTGACCGTTCTGCGGTTGCTATTGGAGCTGCTGGTGGTGCCGCCGGGGCGGGGATGGGTCGTGGTAGGGGGAAAGGTGGTGAGGAGGATGATGAGGATGACGGGGATGAAAAGGGTTATGATGAGAATCAAaaatttgatgaatttgaaGGGAACGATGTGGGTTTGTTTGCTTCTGCTGAGTATGATGAGGATGACAAAGAAGCTGATGCTGTTTGGGAAGCAATTGACAAGAGAATGGATTCTAGAAGAAAGGATAGAAGAGAGGCTAGATTGAAGGAAGAGATTGAAAAGTATAGGGCTTCAAATCCGAAAATTACAGAGCAATTTGCTGATTTGAAGAGGAAGTTGCATACATTATCAGCTGAAGAGTGGGAGAGCATACCTGATATTGGTGATtattctttgagaaataaaaagaaaagattcgAGAGCTTTGTGCCTGTACCTGATACGCTTCTTGAAAAAGCTAGGCAAGAACAGGAACATGTTACTGCACTGGACCCTAAAAGTAGAGCTGCTGGTGGGGCTGAGACGCCTTGGTCGCAGACTCCTGTTACTGACCTTACTGCTGTTGGTGAAGGAAGGGGGACTGTGTTGTCTTTGAAATTGGATAGGTTATCGGATTCGGTTTCTGGGTTGACTGTGGTTGATCCTAAAGGTTATTTGACTGATTTGAAGAGTATGAAGATTACTAGTGATGCTGAGATTTCAGATATTAAGAAGGCAAGGTTGTTGTTGAAGAGTGTTACTCAGACTAATCCAAAACACCCTCCTGGTTGGATTGCTGCTGCAAGGTTGGAAGAGGTTGCTGGCAAGATTCAGGCAGCTAGGCAATTGATACAAAGGGGGTGCGAGGAGTGTCCTAAAAATGAGGATGTTTGGATAGAGGCATGTAGGCTGGCTAGTCCTGATGAAGCCAAAGCAGTTATTGCTAAGGGAGTGAAGTGTATACCAAATTCTGTTAAGTTGTGGTTACAGGCTGCGAAATTGGAACATGATGATGTGAATAAAAGTAGGGTTTTGAGGAAGGGCTTAGAGCATATTCCTGATTCAGTTAGGTTATGGAAAGCTGTTGTGGAGTTGGCCAACGAGGAGGATGCTAGAACATTACTTCATAGAGCAGTAGAATGCTGTCCTTTGCATGTTGAATTGTGGTTGGCATTGGCAAGATTAGAGACATATGATAGTGCAAAGAAGGTGTTGAACAGGGCCAGGGAAAAGTTGCCTAAGGAGCCAGCCATATGGATTACTGCTGCCAAGTTGGAAGAGGCAAATGGTAACACATCAACGGTGGGAAAGATTATCGAGAGAGGTATCAGGGCTTTGCAGAGAGAAGGGTTGGTGATTGATAGAGAGGCATGGATGAAAGAGGCTGAGGCAGCAGAAAGGGCAGGTTCTGTGGTGACTTGTCAAGCAATTATTAAGAATACAATTGGGATTGGAGTGGAGGAAGAGGATAGGAAGAGAACATGGGTGGCAGATGCAGAGGAGTGTAAGAAGAGGGGTTCTATTGAGACTGCTAGAGCTATTTATGCTCATGCTCTGACTGTGTTTTTGACTAAGAAAAGTATTTGGCTTAAGGCGGCACAGCTTGAGAAGAGTCATGGGACTAGGGAGTCTCTTGATGCTTTGCTGCGAAAAGCAGTTACATACAGGCCCCAAGCTGAGGTTTTATGGCTTATGGGTGCTAAAGAGAAGTGGCTTGCAGGTGATGTGCCTGCTGCAAGGGCTATTCTTCAAGAAGCCTATGCTGCTATACCAAATTCGGAGGAGATTTGGCTTGCAGCATTTAAGCTTGAATTTGAGAATCATGAGCCTGAAAGAGCTAGAATGCTGCTTGCTAAGGCAAGAGAAAGAGGTGGTACAGAAAGAGTCTGGATGAAGTCTGCCATTGTCGAGAGAGAATTGGGCAATACAGAGGAGGAGAGGAGGTTGCTGGATGAAGGACTGAAGCGCTTCCCTTCGTTCTTCAAGTTGTGGTTGATGCTTGGGCAGCTTGAGGAACGGATTTTTCACTTGGATAAAGCTAAGGAAGTTTATGAGTCAGGTTTGAAGCACTGCCCAAGCTGTATACCCCTTTGGCTTTCTCTTGCCAATCTTGAAGAGAAAATGAATGGGCTGAGTAAAGCTCGTGCGGTGCTCACCATGGCAAGGAAGAAGAATCCTCAAAACCCTGAACTCTGGCTTGCTGCCGTCCGTGCTGAATCAAGGCATGGTAATAAGAAGGAATCTGATATACTGATGGCAAAGGCCTTGCAGGAGTGTCCGAACAGCGGCATATTGTGGGCAGCATCAATTGAGATGGTTCCTCGTCCTCAGCGCAAAACCAAGAGTATGGATGCCCTTAAGAAATGTGATCATGATCCTCATGTTATTGCTGCTGTGGCCAAGCTGTTCTGGCATGACAGGAAGGTTGATAAAGCTAGAACCTGGCTGAACAGGGCAGTCACTCTTGCTCCAGATATTGGAGATTTCTGGGCGTTGTATTACAAATTTGAACTTCAGCATGGGACTGAGGAAAACCAGAGGGATGTTTTGAAGAGGTGTATTGCTGCAGAACCGAAGCATGGTGAAAAATGGCAAGCGATTTCAAAGGCTGTGGAGAATGCTCACCAGCAAACTGAAGCCATCCTAAAGAAAGTGGTAATTGTTCTCGGAAAGGAAGAGAATGCTgctgaaaataataaacacTAG
- the LOC8262092 gene encoding epoxide hydrolase A: MEQIKHNHVEVRGLKLHVAEIGTGSKVVLFLHGFPEIWYTWRHQMIAVASSGYRAIAIDFRGYGLSEQPPEPEKGSFLDLVDDIVALLDTLGIDKVFLVGKDFGALPVSLIASLHPERLSGFATLGVPFLLPGANAVQNHLMPKGFYITRWQEPGRAEADFGRLDVKTVIRNVYILFSGIEPPAARDDQEIMDLVDPSTPLPPWFSEEDLAVYASLYEKSGFRFALRVPYRTLKIDCGITDPKITCPALLIMGEKDYVLNFAGMEDYIRSGKVKHFVPNLDIIFMKEGSHFVHEQLPQQVNELLINFLNKHSN, from the exons ATGGAACAGATCAAGCACAACCATGTAGAAGTAAGAGGACTGAAACTACATGTAGCAGAAATTGGCACTg GTAGTAAGGTGGTTTTGTTCCTACATGGATTCCCAGAGATCTGGTATACATGGAGACACCAAATGATTGCTGTTGCAAGTTCTGGGTATAGAGCAATAGCTATTGATTTCAGAGGCTATGGACTATCTGAACAGCCACCTGAGCCAGAGAAAGGGAGCTTCTTGGACCTCGTTGATGATATTGTTGCTCTTCTTGACACTCTCGGCATCGATAAG GTTTTTCTAGTTGGGAAGGATTTTGGAGCATTACCTGTAAGTCTAATAGCTTCCCTGCACCCCGAAAGGTTGTCTGGGTTCGCAACCCTGGGCGTTCCTTTCTTGTTACCAGGTGCTAATGCTGTCCAGAATCATCTCATGCCAAAAGGCTTCTACATAACAAGGTGGCAG GAGCCAGGGAGAGCTGAAGCAGATTTTGGCAGGCTAGATGTCAAGACAGTGATAAGAAATGTCTACATTCTCTTCTCTGGGATTGAGCCACCAGCAGCAAGAGATGACCAAGAAATCATGGACTTGGTTGATCCTTCTACTCCTCTACCACCATGGTTCTCAGAAGAAGATCTTGCAGTTTATGCATCTCTTTATGAGAAATCAGGATTTCGATTTGCATTACGGGTTCCATACAG GACTTTGAAAATAGATTGTGGAATAACAGATCCAAAAATCACATGTCCAGCTTTGTTAATCATGGGAGAGAAGGATTATGTGCTAAATTTCGCAGGCATGGAAGATTACATAAGAAGTGGAAAAGTGAAACATTTTGTACCTAATTTGGACATCATCTTCATGAAAGAAGGGAGCCATTTTGTTCATGAACAACTTCCACAGCAAGTGAATGAGCTTCTCATCAACTTCCTTAACAAACATAGTAATTAA
- the LOC8262094 gene encoding probable polyol transporter 4, protein MGLVGVQENGNGQVDVSLGGKNKYKRMNSEFTEDFDDASHHHHQRDRSRSTRRYVLACAIFASLNSVLLGYDVGVMSGAIIFIQEDLKITEVQEEVLVGCLSIVSLFGSLAGGRTSDVIGRKWTMGLAAVVFQSGAAVMTFAPSFQILMIGRFLAGVGIGFGVMIAPIYIAEISPAVSRGSLTSFPEIFINLGILLGYVSNYAFSNLSVHTGWRVMLAVGILPSIFIAFALFIIPESPRWLVMQNRIEEARLVLLKTNDNEREVEERLEEIQKAAGNANEDKYEEKAVWREMLTPSPALRRMLIVGFGIQCFQQITGIDATVYYSPEILQEAGIKDKTKLLAATVAVGISKTAFILVAIFLIDKLGRKPLLYLSTIGMTICLFSLGATLTFLGKGQVGIGLSILFVCANVAFFSVGIGPICWVLTSEIFPLRLRAQAAALGAVGNRLCSGLVAMSFLSVSGAISVGGTFFIFSAISALSVVFVHTLVPETRGKSLEQIEMLFQNQHEWQGSEVELGDVEHLVQKE, encoded by the exons ATGGGGTTGGTGGGTGTCCAAGAAAATGGGAACGGACAAGTGGATGTGTCTTTGGGAgggaagaataaatataagagaatgAACTCTGAGTTTACAGAGGATTTTGATGATGCTtcacatcatcatcatcaacgaGATAGAAGTAGAAGTACTAGAAGATACGTTCTTGCTTGTGCTATTTTTGCCTCCCTAAATTCTGTTCTTCTTGGCTATG ATGTTGGTGTGATGAGTGGAGCAATCATATTCATCCAAGAAGATCTCAAGATAACCGAGGTACAGGAAGAAGTTCTTGTTGGATGTTTGAGCATTGTATCACTTTTTGGTAGTTTAGCTGGTGGAAGAACATCGGATGTTATTGGTAGAAAATGGACAATGGGCTTAGCTGCGGTTGTTTTTCAAAGTGGTGCAGCTGTAATGACATTTGCTCCTTCCTTCCAAATCCTGATGATAGGAAGATTTTTGGCTGGGGTTGGAATAGGCTTTGGAGTCATGATTGCTCCTATCTATATTGCAGAGATATCGCCAGCCGTTTCTAGAGGCTCTCTCACCTCCTTCCCAGAGATTTTCATAAATCTTGGAATTCTACTTGGTTATGTTTCGAATTATGCATTTTCAAATCTTTCTGTGCACACAGGCTGGCGGGTAATGCTTGCTGTTGGAATCTTGCCTTCAATCTTCATTGCATTTGCACTTTTCATCATCCCTGAGTCACCAAGGTGGTTGGTCATGCAAAACCGAATTGAAGAAGCAAGATTAGTGCTGTTAAAAACAAATGACAATGAGAGGGAGGTGGAGGAAAGACTTGAGGAAATTCAAAAAGCTGCTGGAAATGCTAATGAAGATAAGTATGAAGAGAAAGCTGTGTGGCGGGAAATGTTAACTCCTTCTCCTGCACTTCGCCGTATGCTGATCGTTGGTTTTGGGATTCAGTGTTTCCAACAGATCACTGGAATAGATGCAACTGTCTATTACAGTCCTGAAATCCTTCAAGAAGCTGGGATTAAGGATaaaacaaagcttcttgcagcAACAGTTGCTGTGGGCATTTCGAAGACCGCTTTTATATTGGTTGCTATATTTCTGATTGACAAGCTTGGAAGAAAGCCCTTGCTCTATCTAAGCACAATTGGAATGACTATATGTTTGTTCAGCTTGGGTGCTACACTCACATTTCTTGGAAAAGGACAGGTCGGAATTGGGCTAtcaattttgtttgtttgtgcaaATGTAGCTTTCTTCTCTGTGGGAATTGGCCCTATTTGTTGGGTTTTGACGTCTGAGATCTTCCCTCTAAGGTTGCGTGCTCAAGCAGCTGCGCTTGGTGCAGTGGGTAATAGGTTGTGCAGTGGCTTGGTTGCAATGTCTTTCCTATCTGTTTCTGGTGCAATTTCTGTGGGTGGAACTTTCTTCATCTTCTCAGCAATTTCAGCACTTTCTGTGGTCTTTGTCCATACACTTGTCCCAGAGACAAGAGGAAAGTCGCTAGAACAGATTGAGATGCTGTTTCAGAATCAACACGAATGGCAAGGAAGTGAAGTGGAGCTTGGAGATGTTGAGCATCTTGTGCAGAAAGAATGA
- the LOC8262091 gene encoding bifunctional epoxide hydrolase 2, which yields MEQIKHVHVEVRGLKLHVAEIGTGTKVVLFLHGFPEIWYTWRYQMIAVANSGYRAIAIDFRGYGLSDQPPKPEKGTFSDLVDDIIALLDILGISKVFLIAKDFGVLALSLVAVLHPKRVYGFATLGIPFLLPGPNANRSNLMPKGFYITRWQEPGRAEADFSRLDVKTVIKNIYILFSKAKVPIARDDQEIMDLVEPSTPLPPWFSEEDLAVYASLYEKSGFCFPLRVPYRCAKIDCGIKDPEVTCPALLIMGEKDYVLKFAGMEDYISGQLKHFVPDLEIIYVEEGCHFIHEQLPEKVNELLINFLNKHMPSPM from the exons ATGGAACAGATCAAGCACGTCCATGTAGAAGTAAGAGGACTAAAACTACATGTTGCAGAGATTGGCACTG gtACTAAGGTGGTTTTGTTCCTACATGGATTCCCAGAAATCTGGTACACATGGAGGTACCAAATGATTGCTGTTGCAAATTCTGGCTATAGAGCTATAGCAATTGATTTTAGAGGCTATGGACTCTCTGATCAGCCACCTAAGCCAGAGAAGGGGACCTTTTCGGATCTTGTTGATGATATTATTGCCCTTCTTGACATTCTTGGAATCAGTAAG GTTTTTTTAATTGCCAAAGATTTTGGAGTTCTAGCATTAAGCCTAGTAGCTGTCTTACATCCCAAGAGGGTGTATGGCTTTGCAACATTGGGTATTCCTTTCTTGTTGCCTGGCCCTAATGCAAACCGAAGCAATCTCATGCCAAAAGGTTTCTACATAACAAGGTGGCAG GAGCCAGGGAGAGCTGAAGCAGATTTTAGCAGGCTGGATGTGAAGACAGTGATAAAGAACATCTATATTCTCTTCTCGAAAGCTAAGGTACCAATTGCTAGAGATGACCAAGAAATCATGGACTTGGTTGAGCCTTCTACTCCTCTACCACCATGGTTCTCTGAAGAAGATCTTGCAGTGTATGCATCTTTATATGAGAAATCAGGGTTTTGTTTTCCATTACGTGTACCTTACAG GTGTGCAAAAATAGATTGTGGGATAAAAGATCCAGAAGTGACATGTCCAGCACTGTTGATCATGGGTGAGAAGGACTATGTGCTAAAGTTTGCAGGCATGGAGGATTACATAAGCGGACAACTGAAACATTTTGTGCCTGATTTAGAGATCATCTACGTGGAAGAAGGGTGCCATTTCATTCATGAACAACTTCCGGAGAAAGTGAATGAGCTCCTTATCAACTTCCTTAACAAACATATGCCATCTCCgatgtaa